In Citrus sinensis cultivar Valencia sweet orange chromosome 4, DVS_A1.0, whole genome shotgun sequence, one DNA window encodes the following:
- the LOC102627772 gene encoding probable LRR receptor-like serine/threonine-protein kinase At3g47570 yields MGIKVSCSFFALYAVLVFYFSLHLVPEFLGVTASTVAGNETDRLALLEFKSKITHDPLGVFGSWNESIHFCQWHGVTCSRRQHQRVTILDLKSLKLAGYISAHVGNLSFLKVLDLHNNSFHHEIPSEFDRLRRLQVLALHNNSIGGEIPANISSCSNLIRVRLSSNELVGKIPSELGSLSKIEYFSVSYNNLTGSIPPSFGNLSSISFLFLSRNNLDGSIPDTFGWLKNLVNLTMAQNRLSGTIPSSIFNISSITVFDAGINQIQGVIPLDIGFTLQNLQFFSVGRNQLTGAIPPAISNASNLEVFQVNSNKLTGEVPYLEKLQRLSHFVITRNSLGSGEHRDLNFLCSLTNATRLKWFHININNFGGLLPACISNFSTTLEVLLLDSNKIFGNIPAAFGKFVKLLRLEMWNNRLSGTIPPAIGELQNLRELRLQENRFLGNIPPSIGNLKLFNLQLSYNFLQGSIPSSLGQSETLTIIDLSNNNLTGTIPPQLLGLSSLLIVLELSRNQLTGPIPNEVGNLKNLEMLNVFENKLRGEIPRTLGSCIKLELLQMQGNFLQGPIPSSLSSLRGLSVLDLSQNNLSGKIPEFLVGFQLLEYLNLSNNDFEGMVPTEGVFRNASITSVLGNLKLCGGTHEFRLPTCSPKKSKHKRLTLALKLALAIISGLIGLSLALSFLIICLVRKRKENQNPSSPINSFPNISYQNLYNATDGFTSANLIGAGSFGSVYKGILDEGKTIVAVKVFNLLHHGAFKSFIAECNTLKNIRHRNLVKILTACSGVDYQGNDFKALVFEFMHNRSLEEWLHPITREDETEEAPRSLNLLQRLDIGIDVACALSYLHHDCQPPIVHCDLKPSNVLLDEEMIAHVGDFGLATFLPLSHAQTSSIFAKGSIGYIAPEYGLGSEVSINGDVYSYGILLLELVTRKKPTDIMFEGDMNLHNFAKTALPDHVVDIVDSTLLSDDEDLAVHGNQRQRQARINSKIECLVAMARIGVACSMESPEDRMDMTNVVHQLQSIKNILLGQRIVSNMQRDN; encoded by the exons ATGGGCATAAAAGTGTCCTGCTCTTTTTTTGCTCTGTATGCTGTCCTAGTATTCTACTTTAGTCTGCACCTCGTTCCTGAATTCCTTGGGGTGACGGCTTCTACAGTTGCCGGGAATGAGACAGACCGGCTAGCCTTGCTTGAGTTCAAGTCCAAGATCACTCATGACCCTCTTGGTGTCTTCGGCTCATGGAATGAATCCATTCACTTCTGCCAATGGCATGGTGTTACATGTAGTCGTAGGCAGCACCAGAGAGTCACAATCTTGGACTTGAAGTCCCTTAAACTTGCAGGATATATATCAGCTCACGTTGGAAATTTGAGCTTTCTTAAAGTTCTAGATCTCCACAATAATAGCTTCCACCATGAAATCCCTTCAGAATTTGATCGTTTGCGAAGATTGCAAGTACTGGCTCTTCACAACAACTCAATTGGTGGAGAAATTCCTGCCAATATATCCAGCTGCTCAAACCTTATCCGGGTCAGACTATCCTCTAATGAGTTGGTGGGAAAAATTCCTTCAGAACTTGGCTCCTTGTCAAAGATTGAATATTTCTCCGTAAGTTATAACAATCTGACAGGAAGTATACCTCCTTCGTTCGGAAACTTATCATCCATTAGTTTTCTGTTTTTGTCGCGCAATAATTTGGATGGGAGTATCCCTGATACTTTTGGCTGGTTGAAGAATCTTGTAAACCTGACAATGGCTCAAAACAGGTTGTCCGGTACTATTCCTTCCTCAATCTTCAATATCTCTTCCATCACAGTTTTTGACGCAGGAATAAACCAAATTCAAGGGGTTATTCCCCTGGACATTGGTTTTACTCTCCAAAATCTCCAATTTTTTAGCGTTGGTAGAAACCAACTTACTGGAGCTATTCCACCTGCTATATCCAATGCCTCAAACTTGGAAGTATTTCAAGTCAATAGTAATAAACTAACGGGAGAAGTGCCTTATTTGGAAAAGCTACAAAGGCTTTCTCATTTCGTAATTACAAGAAACAGTCTTGGGAGTGGAGAACACCGCGATTTAAACTTCCTCTGCTCTTTGACTAATGCAACAAGGTTAAAATGGTTTCATATAAATATCAACAATTTTGGAGGGTTACTACCAGCATGCATTAGCAACTTCTCAACAACTCTTGAAGTGTTGCTCCTTGAtagcaataaaatatttggaaaCATCCCAGCAGCTTTTGGAAAGTTTGTCAAATTGCTGAGGCTAGAGATGTGGAACAACCGATTATCAGGTACCATCCCCCCTGCCATCGGAGAGCTCCAAAATTTAAGGGAGTTGCGCCTACAGGAAAATAGATTCCTAGGAAATATTCCACCTTCTATTGGAAATTTGAAGCTATTCAATCTACAGCTAAGTTACAATTTTCTTCAGGGCAGCATACCTTCAAGCCTAGGCCAGAGCGAAACCTTGACAATAATTGATCTTTCTAATAACAATCTTACTGGTACCATACCACCTCAACTCCTTGGTCTCTCATCGTTGTTGATTGTTCTAGAGTTGTCTAGAAACCAACTAACTGGACCCATTCCCAATGAAGTTGGAAATCTAAAAAATCTAGAAATGTTAAATGTTTTTGAAAACAAGTTAAGAGGTGAGATTCCAAGAACCCTCGGTAGTTGCATAAAATTGGAACTATTACAGATGCAAGGGAACTTTTTGCAGGGTCCTATTCCGTCGTCTTTGAGTTCTTTAAGAGGTCTTAGTGTCTTGGATTTGTCTCAAAACAACCTTTCGGGTAAAATTCCGGAATTTTTGGTGGGATTTCAATTGTTGGAATATTTAAATCTATCTAACAATGACTTTGAGGGTATGGTGCCAACAGAAGGAGTCTTTAGGAATGCAAGTATTACTTCGGTTTTAGGAAACCTCAAGCTATGTGGTGGTACACATGAATTTCGGCTTCCAACATGCAGTCCAAAGAAATCTAAACATAAGAGATTGACCCTTGCATTGAAATTAGCACTGGCTATTATTTCTGGGCTTATAGGACTTTCTTTAGCTCTATCTTTTCTGATTATTTGTTTGgtaaggaaaagaaaagagaatcaAAATCCAAGTAGTCCAATAAATTCATTCCCAAACATATCATACCAAAATCTGTACAATGCTACGGATGGGTTTACCTCAGCAAATCTGATTGGTGCGGGTAGCTTTGGGTCTGTTTATAAAGGAATTCTTGATGAGGGTAAAACAATTGTTGCAGTGAAGGTTTTTAATCTTCTTCATCATGGAGCTTTCAAGAGTTTCATAGCTGAGTGCAATACGCTGAAGAACATCAGGCATCGAAATCTTGTAAAGATTCTCACTGCATGTTCAGGAGTGGATTATCAAGGTAATGATTTCAAGGCCCTTGTCTTTGAGTTCATGCATAATAGAAGCCTAGAGGAGTGGTTGCATCCTATCACTAGAGAAGATGAAACAGAAGAGGCACCAAGGAGTTTAAATTTGCTTCAGAGACTAGACATCGGCATCGATGTAGCATGTGCACTGAGTTATTTGCACCATGATTGTCAACCTCCAATAGTACATTGTGACCTAAAACCCAGCAATGTTCTTCTTGATGAGGAAATGATTGCACATGTAGGTGATTTCGGCTTGGCAACATTCCTTCCACTCTCTCATGCGCAAACAAGCTCCATCTTTGCCAAAGGATCTATTGGCTATATTGCCCCAG AGTATGGCCTAGGAAGTGAGGTGTCAATAAATGGAGATGTTTACAGTTATGGAATATTACTGTTAGAATTGGTAACAAGAAAAAAACCAACAGATATCATGTTTGAGGGTGATATGAATCTACATAACTTTGCAAAGACGGCCTTGCCTGATCATGTAGTGGACATCGTAGATTCAACTCTGCtaagtgatgatgaagatttGGCTGTTCATGGTAACCAGAGGCAAAGGCAAGCAAGAATCAACAGCAAAATAGAATGCCTCGTTGCTATGGCAAGAATCGGAGTTGCTTGTTCAATGGAGTCACCAGAAGATCGAATGGACATGACAAATGTTGTCCACCAATTACAATCAATCAAGAACATTCTTCTCGGACAAAGAATTGTATCCAACATGCAAAGAGATAATTGA